The DNA region TTGGCGACTTCTTCCACGTTCGCACGCGAGTTGAACGAAGAAATACGGAAGTAACCTTCACCTGCCGCACCAAAGCCGGCACCTGGAGTCACCACCACGTTCGCTTCGTTGAGGAACTTGTCGAAGGCATCCCACGAACCGACGCCCTCTGGGCAGCCAACCCACACGTATGGCGCGTTCTCACCACCGTAAACAGTCAGGCCGCATGCCTTGCAAGCGTCGCTGAGGATCTTGGCATTGCCCATGTAGTGCTCGATGAGAGCGGCCACCTCGGCCTTACCCGCTTCGCTGTAAAGCGCCTCGGCACCACGCTGAACCGGATAGGATGCGCCGTTGAACTTGGTGCTCATGCGGCGGTTCCAGAGGCCGTGAAGTGCCACCTCCTTACCGTCCTTGGTCTGGGCGGTGAGTTCTTTTGGCACGATGGTGAACCCGCAACGGACACCGGTGAAACCACCGTTCTTCGAGAACGAGCGGAACTCGATCGCGCAGGTGCGGGCCCCTTCGATTTCGAAGATCGAACGTGGCACGCTGTCGTCCTGGATGAATGCCTCGTAAGCGGCATCGTAAAGCAGGATCGACCCGTTCTTGTTCGCGTAATCCACCCAAGCGGCAAGCTGCTCGCGGGTTGCGGTGGTACCGGTTGGGTTGTTCGGGTAGCAAAGGTAGATGATGTCGACCTTCTCCTCAGGGATCGCTGGCACGAAGTCGTTCTCAGCGGTGCATGGCAGGTAGACCAGACCTTCGTATGAGCCGTCTTCACGTGCGTCGCCGGTGTTGCCAGCCATGACGTTGGTGTCGACGTAAACCGGGTACACAGGGTCGGTGATAGCGATGGTGTTTCCTTCGCCAAAGATCTCAAGAATGTTGCCGGTGTCGCACTTCGATCCGTCGGACACGAACACCTCATCATCAGCCACATTGAGACCGCGCTCGCGGTAGTCGCCGGCGATCGCTTCGCGGAGGAACGAATAACCCTGCTCTGGACCGTAACCACGGAAGGTGTCGCGGTTGCCCAAATCATCCACAGCCGACTTCATCGCCTCGCGCACAGCCAGTGGAAGCGCTTCGGTGACATCACCAATACCGCAGCGGATCAAGCGCTTGGCGGCTTCCGGGTTCTCCTCGCAGAACACACTCACACGACGCCCGATCTCCGGGAACAGATATCCCGCCTTCAATTTCAAATAGTTCTCATTGACGTATGCCATGCCTCAATGAAGAGCGGATGCGACAAGAGGCAAGCGACGAGTCACGAGAAAGTTCATGCTGGGAATACCAGGTGAACGGCTAAATCGGCGGAATGGCGGAGAGCTTTTTCGAGTGAGGCAAGGCGCGATCGGCGATGCTAGCGGGCTACCAGAGCGGAGAGCAACACGGCATCACTGAAAAAGATCCCGCCAAGATCACATCATCCAATCCTGATCCTACTTATTCACTCCCTATCGGTTCCGCCTAGGTAGCCGTTCATCTGGTATGAATTCACCCAAAACGCCAATCACGCACGATTTGCCTTCTCAGCGAACACCTCATCACTAGGATTCTCCTAGCAGATTTAAGATCCGAAACCGACTCCCATGATGCTCCGCCATACCCTCCCCGCTCTCGCCGCGCTACACGTGGCCACAGCCGCCACAGCCGCCACAGAATCCCCCGCTCTTCCGGTAAAGGAAGTCACGATCTTCAAAGACGGCCACAGCTTCGTCCTCCATCAGGGAGAGCTCGCGGTGAACGCCGACGGATCCGCCACACTCGATTACCTGCCATCACCCATCCTCGGCACCTTCTGGCCCGCGTCCACCGACAAGCGCGCACAGCTCGTCTCGGTGACCGCCGCCAGCCACGAGATCAAAACCAAGCAGGACGCGGTGACACTTCGCCAGCTACTCGAAGCCAACATCGGCGACACCGTTCTTGTCCAAGAAAAGCCCATATCCCCCGCGGCAAACACCAGCCCGAACCCCTACAAGGCGACCATCCTCTCTCTGCCACAGCGTACGCCGGACACGCCGACTGCCCACCATTCAACCGATCCGTTCAATCCTCGCCCCTTCGTGCGCTCGGTTCAGCCAACTCCTGAGCCACCCGTAGAATCAGCCACCGACCTGGTGCTCCTGCAAACCGCCGCAGGGACAAAGGCGGTACAGATCAGCCGCATCGCCACAATCACATTTCCAAACGACCATCAATCCCTGATCGAAACACCCGAGTCCCGCCATCAGCTGACCTTCAACCTGAAATGGCAGGACGCCCCGCAGGAGACCGCCAACCTAAGCATGGCCTACCTTCAACATGGCCTGAAGTGGACGCCGAGCTATCACATCACGCTCACCGACGACCACAAAGCGGTGGTTAAGTTGCAAGGAACCCTCACCAACGACTTGATCGATCTCAACGACGTCACCGCCAACCTCGTCGTCGGTGTACCGTCCTTCACCTTCAGTGGATCGCTCGACCCAATCTCACTCCAGCAGGACATCGCGAACCTACAGTTCACCCCAGGAACCCACACACCTCGCATTTTCTCCAACGCGATCCAGACCCAGGCAGTCGGCGGTATGTATCGCCACAGCACAGCAATTCCCGATTCCCAGCCAGAGGTCACCAACGGTCGGAAAAACGAGGATCTCTTTGTCTTCACCGTCGAGCACGTGTCACTCAAGACGGGCCAGTGCATGGTGATTCCAATCGCCGAGTACACACTCGATTACCAGGACGTCTTCGCGCTCGACATTCCATTCAGCCCGCCAGCCCACATCCTGCCAAACCTCAACCAACAACAACAAACCGAACTGCTGCGCCTGTTGGCCAACCCCAAGGTCGAACACAAAATCCGGCTGAAGAACAACGGCCAACACCCACTCACCACGGCGCCGGCACTGATCGTCAAGAACGACCAAGTCCTCGCCCAGGGCATGATGACTTACGCTGCGGTCGGCGGCTCCTCCGACATCACGCTCACCCCGGCCATCGATATTCACATCAAGTCCACCTCAAACGAGACCAAGCGTACGCCCAACGCCGTCCGCTGGAATGGCGACGACTTCACACGGATCGACTTGGAAGGGAAATTGAGACTCACCAACCACAAAACCGATCCGGTCACCGTTGAAATCACACGCAACGTCCTCGGCAACCTCGACGAAGTCGGAAACGACGGCACCATCACGAAGGTCAATTTGTTCGAAGACGCCTCCTACCTCCCTAACGGATCCGCCCCACGCTGGTGGCACCATTATTCATGGCCATGGTGGTGGCACCACTTCAACAGCGTCAGCAAGGCAAAGTGGACAACGACACTTGATCCCGGTCAGTCCGTCGTTCACGATTACAGCTGGCACTATTTCTGGCGTTGAGCCAAACAGCCCGCCATCGTCATGCCCCGCTCCGCACTCGTTCTTCTTCTCGTGATCCCGCTCGCCCAATGCACCACGCCCCGACCTGTCGCCGAACCCAACGGTGAAGTCGTTGTCTTGTTGCACGGTCTGGCTCGCACCTCGGGATCGATGAAGAAAATGGAGAAAGCGCTCCGTGCCGACGGCTACCAGACGATCAACCACGACTATCCATCGACGAAAAACGAGCTACCGGAACTGGCCACCAATTCGCTCGCTCCCGTGCTTGAACGCGACGACGTCGCTCAGGCAAAGGCCATCCACTTTGTCACTCACTCGATGGGCGGGATCCTCGTGCGGCAATATCTTGCCACCCACCCGAAACCTCCCAACCTCGGGCGCGTCGTAATGCTCGCCCCCCCCAACAACGGCAGCGAAATTGTCGACAAACTCGGTGCCCAGGGATGGTTCAAAGCCATCTTCGGGCCCGGCGGATGCTCGCTCAACACTGACCACAGCAACCCGCCGAAACAACTTGGCCCCGTCGACTACCCGGTCGGCGTCATCGCCGGCGACCGCGTGCTCAATGTGATCACCACATTTATGGTCCCTGGTCCTGACGACGGCACGGTCTCTGTGGAAAGCAGCAAGCTCGATGGAATGCACGACCACCGCGTGGTTCACGCAGACCACACGTTCATCATGATGAAGCGTCAAACCATCGACCTCACCCGCAACTTCCTCAAGACGGGGTCGTTCGAAGGCATGGATTAGCAGCTGCTCACTCTTCCACACGCTTGATCGCCACGCGCTCGAAGCCGCGTTGCTCGGGTGCCTCGCCCCGAGCCAACACATCACCGCCTTCCTTTGCTCGCACCTCGAAGGCAGCGCCACGCTTCACCGGCACGGTCAAAAACTGGTTCATATCCGCCGTCGCACCTGGAGTCTCTCCGCTCGCGACCACCTCACCATCGACCACCACATACACCGCGACCGCTTCACGCTTTTCTCCATCGGTCAGGTCGATGCGCAGGTCACACAGCGTCGGGTCCTTGGGCTCTTTGCCGGCCAATTCCTGATAACGTGCGGTCAGCTTTACCGCCGCCACATCGCGCCGCGAAAGATCCCACACCAGCGGGAAATAATGCCCGGTGTGTTTCCACGACGACGCATACACCGCGTGGTACAAACTCGTGTCGTCCGCCATCGCCGCATCGGCGAGCAGCCACCCGTGGTCCACGCCCTTGGCATCCATGTAGTACTCGGTGAAGTGCCACTTCCCGGTCTCTGGATCATAGAACTCCACCCAGTTGTGGTTGCCCTGCTTAGTCGTCCACGCCGGAGTTCCCGCCACCCGCGCCGGAATCCCTACCGAACGCAACGCGTCCACCAACAAAATCGACAACCCGGTGCAAGACGCCATCTTGATCTCCATCGATTCAGACGGCGACTGGTCCGCCCGCTTGCGCTTTGTGTTGTAGTCCACCTCGACCGCGTCGCGCAGCTTCTGGTTCACCGTGATCATCGCATCGCGCAACGATGCGCTCTCCTCCACCATCGGCGCAAACTTGGCGTAAAACCCCGTGCGCCAGTCCTCACGCGATTCGCTCAAGCTCGCGTACGGCAGCACGTCATTGAAAAAGATCTCCTGCGGCACCTGCTGCGCCCACTCGTGATCCTGCCGTGCCTGATACCCAAGCTTCACATTCGTGACCAACAAATCCGCATCGAGCGCACTGAGATCCCTCTCCGGCATATAACGGATCAAAAAACGCATCCCCTCGGCCCGCTCATCATCAAATGCCGCCAGCGCCTCCTCCATCTCGGCTCGGTTCTCCCCAGCAAGCTCCAGAGCCTTCTCCAACGTCCGCTCGGCAGCCGCCGCAGACAGCACCACCACACAGGACACCACCAAAACCAAACTTTTCAAAAATCGCGCGTTCATCACATTCATCATCAATCAAAGGTCGTAACGGGATAAGCGCCACTGGCATACCATGCCCACGCCTGGCGCAAAAACAAAATCGGACGGCCCGCCTCAGCGAACCGTCCGATCCATTTCACATCACCGGCAGGAGCCCCCGCCGGCGGTCGTGTATTCAATCACCAATTACTTGGCTGGAGCCACGATAGGAGCACCAATGGTCTCAGCCTGTGGCTGGCTCTGCTGGCAAGAAGCAAGAAGACCAACAACAGCAACAGCAGCGATAGCAAGAATAGCTTTCATATCTTTATATAGTATTTTGATTATTAATCAGTTAGCGCGCCTAAACGCGACCCAGAGACTTAGCAAAGCCCCAGTAGGACACCTTGCGGAAATCCCCCGCAGATGTCCACTCAATCGTTTCCAAGCGCTACTGAAAAGTACGGATACACGAAACAAATCGACACATTTTTTCATCAATCTTCCCATACCTTCAGCGAGCCACCGGACACCGCTACCCGGCACGGGATCTGCCGATCCGCACCCTCCAACGCCCCGACGCACGTAACCTCTTTTGCCGCCCGATGTCACCCTCCCGCGTCCCTACCGTCGTGCTAGCACTCCTCCTCTCCTAAAGCCACCCACCACCGCCCGCTCCATGTTCAAGCTGAGAGAAAACAAAACCAATGTCCGAACGGAGGTCATCGGAGGATGCACCACCTTCCTGACGATGGCTTACATCATTTTCATCAACCCGCTGATCATGAGCGACGCCGGCATGGACAAGCCGGCACTCATCACCGCCACCTGCCTGGCGGCAAGCCTGAGCACACTGGTCGTTGCACTGTGGGCCAACGTCCCCTTTGCCATGGCCCCGGGGATGGGACTGAATGCATTCTTCACCTACACACTGGTGATGGGCCAGGGCCTCAACTGGCAAACCGCACTGGGCGTGGTCTTCATCTCAGGTGTCGTATTTCTCGTCCTCACCCTGGCAGGAATCCGGGAAAAAATCGTGGCCGCCATCCCACTTTCACTACGCATTGCCACCGCTGCCGGCATCGGACTCTTCATCACCTTCATCGGACTCAAGAACCTCGGCCTCGTGGCCCAGCATCCCGCAACCTTCGTCTCCATCGGAGAACTGACACGGCCGGTACTCATCGGCCTCGGAGCTCTCTTTTTGATCACCATCCTCGAGATCCGCAAAGTGAAGGGCTCGATCCTGATCGGCATCTTCGGTGCCACCTTGACCGGCATCCTCACCGGTGACGTTCATCTCAACGGCGTGTTCTCAGCACCACCGAGCATCAAGCCGCTACTGTTCCAACTCGACATCATGGGTGCGCTTCAATGGGGACTCGCCGGCGCGATCTTCTCGTTCATGTTCGTCGACCTCTTCGACTCCATCGGCACCATTGTCGCGTGCTCCTACGAAGCGGGCCATGTCGAACCCGACGGCACCATCAAGCGCATCGACCGCGTACTCGAAGCCGACGCCATGGCCACCGTGGCAGGCTCGCTGATTGGCACTAGTACCACCACCACCTACATCGAATCCGCCTCAGGCATCGCCGACGGAGCACGCACGGGACTTGCCTCGGTGGTCACCGGTTGCCTGTTTCTTTCCGGACTCTTCTTTGCTCCACTCATCGGAGCCGTTCCAGCATTTGCCACGGCGCCGGCACTCATCATCGTCGGCGCCTTCATGTTCAGGAACGTGAAACAGATCGACTTCAAAGATCTGAAGACCGCAGTCCCCGCGTTCCTGACGATGATCCTCATGCCGCTGACCTTCAGCGTCTCCACCGGACTCACCGTGGGCTTCCTATCCTACGTCTTGATCGCCGTTTCCTGCGGCGAGCTCAAACGAATCTCATCGGTTATGTGGGTCGTAGGCGTTCTCTCCGCCATTAACCTCTTGGTCAGTACGACCAACTGACACCACAAGTCCGCCGCATCAGCGCTTCATCTTCGCCACCCAGTGTGGTCGACGTTTGCGGATGACATCTTCCATGTGGGCGCGCAGGTTCTTCTCGATCCAGAAAAACCCGGCCTCCAAACCCTCGGCGGCGTATGCCCGGCCGATTTCAGCTTCCACCGCTGTCGGGTTCCCCACCCGTGAAAGGAAATGGTTGGAGCTCATCAGATTCATCAGCTCCCCGTCCATCTCACCAAACTCACGGAGGATCCACTCCCGGGTATAGAGAGCCAACACGGCATCTCCGGTCCACGCTTGTTCGCGCAGAACGCGCTGGCTGTCTTTGTCTTTAGGCATCTTCAGATTGTGTCTGGATTGTTCAGGAACCGCACGAGCCACCAGAGTCGGCGCTAGCGCCACCGAACGGCTCCAAACCGCCGAATCCACCTACCTACCGTCTTCCGGCGTCAGGCGTCCGCGTGGGTTGGATCCAGCACCCCGATAAAGGGCAAGTTCCGGTACCGCTCCTGATAGTCCAATCCATAGCCCACGACAAACTCGTCCGCCATTTCGAATCCGACATACTCAACATCCACCTCATCGGCACGCTTCTTATCCTTTGCCAACATCACCGCACAGCTCACCGCCGTCGCCCCCATCTCCTCCAGCAATTTGCGCTTCACCGCCGCCAACGTCCGCCCCGTATCGAGGATATCGTCGATCAACAACACATGACGCCCCTCAACATCCGGCAACGCCCCCTCCCCGAAACTCACCTCACCACTGCTCTCGGTGCCGCCGTAATAACTGCGCACCGAAAGTGAATCAATCGTCAGCGGGATCTGAACCCGCCGCAGCAAATCCGCCGTAAAAATAATCCCGCCGTGCAGGATCACCACGGCACTCACCTTTTCGCCCCGCAGGTCTTCGGTGATCATCGCCCCCAACTCGTCCAAGCGGGCCCGGATGTCCGCTTCGGAAAACAACACCTTCTCAATAGCACCATGCATAATGGTCAGTGTAAGGGCAGCGGCCCACCAAGAGCAAGCACGCCAACACTCCAGCGAAAGCCCCCCTTCCAGATTTCCACTTTCATCCCCGAGGCATCGCGGGTTATCTATGCCAACTGTGGCTGATCTCTTTCCATCCGATCCCGATACCGACGCCCCGACACCAACCCGCGAGGCTCCGTCTGCATCGCAACCGCTGGCTGCCCGCATGCGCCCGCGCACGCTCGACGAGTACGCCGGCCAGCGCCACATTCTGGGAGAAAGCAAACTGCTGCGGCGAGCGGTCGAGGCAGACCGCTTCTCTTCGTTGATCTTCTACGGCCCTCCGGGCGTGGGCAAAACCACACTTGCCCACCTCATCGCCACCCGTACCGCTTCGCGCTTCGTCAACCTCTCCGGAGTGGAAAGCAATGTCGCCCAACTGCGCGCCGCCATTGAAGAAGCCTCGGTACGCCAGAAGCTCCACAACAAAACCACGGTGCTTTTTGTCGATGAAATCCACCGCTTCAACAAAAGCCAGCAGGACGTGCTGCTGCCGCACATCGAACGGGGCACGATCCGCTTCATCGGAGCCACGACTCACAATCCATTCTTCTACGTCAACAGCCCGCTGGTTTCGCGCTCGATGCTCTTTGAACTCGAGCCGCTTTCGGTTGCCGACTTGGAATGGCTGATCGACCAAGCGCTCAGCGATGCAGAACGCGGCTACGGCAACGAGCGCATCACCATTGCGGACGACGCCCGCACCCACATCGCCAGCCAAGCCGACGGCGACGCACGCAAATGCCTCACCGCACTTGAGCTCGCCGTGCTCACCAGCGACTCCATGCGCGACGACGACGGCGCACTCCAGATCACCATGGAAATTGCCCAGGAGTCGGTGCAGCGCAAAGCGATCGTCTACGACGGCGATGGCGACGCCCACTACGACACCATCAGCGCGTTCATCAAATCCATCCGCGGATCGGATCCGGATGCCGCTATTTACTGGCTCGCCAAAATGCTCGTCGCCGGAGAAGACCCGCGCTTCATCGCACGCCGGCTCGTCATCGCCGCCAGCGAAGACATCGGCATGGCCGACTCCAATGGCCTGCGCGTCGCGATGTCCACGTTCGACGCGGTCGAGAAGATCGGGATGCCCGAAGCACGCATCAACCTCGCCCACGCCACCGTCTACCTCGCCACCGCCCCCAAATCCAACCGCGCCTACGCCGCCATCAACGCAGCAATGAGCGATGTCAAAAAGGGCGCAACCCTCGCGGTGCCTCCCCACTTGCGCACGAAGACCCGCAAGAAAATCGCCCAACAGACCGGCCACCTCGACGACAAAGCCACCCAGTACCTTTACAGCCACGACAGCGAGGAAGGCTACATCCCGCAAGCCTACCTTCCCGAAGGCAAGCGTTACTACGAACCCACGGAAAACGGATTGGAGAAACGCGTGAAGGAACGCCTCGACTACTGGCGCTCGCTGTTTGACGCCTCACAAAAATAGTCACCTCCACCGTTCGGCAACGTAACCCTCAGGAACCCTGCCGATTACCATGAACGATCCCAGCGTAGACGAAATCATCATCAAGATGATGCATCAGGAGCGCTCGGAGAACGAGATCATGGAGGCACTTCGAGAGGCCGGATTGATCGATCGTTTCAACGCCTACGATATTCATCTGAAGATCGCCGACTACCGCCGCGCCAGCGACATCATCCCCCCGAAGCCCAGCATCCTGTCGCGGATCATGACACGCGCGTTCGGACTCGTCGCCCTCGCCGTTGGGATCCTTTTTCTGGCCTGGGGGCTCGGAGTCATCGGCGACCCGGTAGTCCGCCCACTCTTCGCCATCTTCGGGGGCGGCGCACTCGTGCTCGCCGGCACGAAGCTCACATTTGGCTCGCCGGACTGATCGGCACACCCGCCAACGCTCCAATCCTCGATACACAAACGGCCGCACCGAGACTCTCGATGCGGCCGTTTGGCGAATGAACTCTCAAGCTTCCGTTTAAGGAATCTGCAAGCTCTGACCGATGCGCAGAGTGTCGCTGCTCAGGCCATTGGCGCTCTTCAGCTTCGACACGGTCACACCATACTTGCGGCTGATGCCCCACAGGGTTTCACCCGAGCGCACCGTGTGCACCGATCCGCTGCTGGAAGAAACCACGGCACCACTGCCCGAGGACACACCAGGAATCTTCAATGTCTGACCGATCTGAATGTTGCTGCCGCTGATGCCGTTGGCTCGCTGAATAGCCCCCACACTCACACCGAACTTGCGGCTGATCTTCCAAAGGCTGTCACCACGCACCACGGTGTACGAAGTAGACTGGGCTGGTGGCGAATAGCTTGGTGGTGTGGCCGGCGGGCTGTAACCACCGCCATCGTTCGAAGCAAGATCCGTGGTTGGCTGGTAGGTCCCACCCGATGCACCATCGGTGCCCCAACCGGCAGCGTCGCTAGCTGCGTCGTCGATGTAGTTACCGTTCTCATCAAACGGGTACACGATATCGCCGTCTGCCACATCGTTGCCACTACCGGTCCCTTGGCAGGAAACCATCACCATCGCGGCGGAAACCGCACCAACTGTCATCAAAATAGGGTTCTTCATGATTCGATTCGGGGAATGAAGGGTCGCGGATGAGATGCCACATGCTCCTCCACTTGTAAATGCCAAACCCCGGAACGGTTTGTCACAACGCGGATTAGCAGGCAAACGCCCTCGTCAGCGCCTCATAACGCCAGTCACAACGCCATCCTTTTATCCCAATGGCACAATTTTCTTTTCTCCATCATCCCGCCCCAATATCTTGTGCCCCGGCGGCCCGAGCCAGCCCATCATCAGCTCGCTCCAGAGACCGCACACAGAACGTCGATCAACGCCGGACACCACACGCCCGCGGGCCCAACCCCGTGATAGTCAAGGCTCTGCCTAACCTCGTAAAATCGACGTCATTTTTCTTACGGAAAAGTATTGCCGCAAACACGAGAGCACAATATGTTGTGGTCGCTCTCGACGAAAAAGCCCAAGATACGGCGTTTTTGACGAATTATTGAGTTTCCTCTCAAATCGAGCGCGAGCCCCGTGTAAACAACGTTTACCGGCTCATTTCAGCGGCCCTGGCGCGATGCCACGCCCATCCCATTGCGGTCTAACTTCTTGCGTGGAAGCCCTACTGGACCGACTCTCTCCATCCCCAAAAATCACTCTGATCCAGATGTCCAACACGACCACCATTACCATTGGGAACCGCACGTTTGTCCTCGACCGCGACAAGGCGGAAGAAGCCTACCGCCAGAAGCTCGTCATCAACGGCAAGGAGACCATGTTCTTCAACATCCTGCCGCTGAAGTACCAGTGGGCCTACGATCTCTACAAGACGATGAAGGCAAACCACTGGGAGCCAGAGGACATCCCGATGCAAAAGGACATCGAGCAGTGGCGCGACACCACCGCGGTCAACGACATCGACCGTTGGATCATCAAGATGGGTATCGGCTATTTCTCCGCAGCCGAAGGCATCGTCGGCGACAACATCCTCCACGTCGTGCGTGAAGTGGTCACCGCTCCCGAGCTCAAGCTCGTGCTCGGCCGCCATGCCCACGAGGAAAACATCCACGCAGACTCACTCGTCTACATGCTCTCCTCACTCGGCATCAACCCACACGAGTGCGAGGCCATGTTCGAGGACGTCGAGACCATCAAGGCAAAGAACAATTTCGTGGTCAGCAACTCGCGCGCCCTGCGCCGCGACATCGACCTCACCCTGACCGAGAACAAGCAGGCGCTGGCGAAAAACATCTTCATGTTCGGCCAGATCATGGAAGGCACCCAGTTCTATGGCCTGTTCGGCATGATCCTTTCGCTCTACCGCCAGGGCAAGTTCCCGGGCATTGGCCAGATGTTCCGCTACACGCTGCGTGACGAGTCCAACCACATCGAAGTCTTCCGCAACTTGTTGATGGATCTCGTCGATGAGAACCCGGATGTGTGGACCGAAGAGTTCAAAGAAGACCTCCGCGCCACCATGAAGGAAGGCATCGAGATCGAGAAAGCTTTCATCCGCGACTGCCTGCCGGTGGACTCCCTTGGCCTGACCCTGGACGAGTTCCTCACCTACATCGAC from Sulfuriroseicoccus oceanibius includes:
- a CDS encoding LL-diaminopimelate aminotransferase; translation: MAYVNENYLKLKAGYLFPEIGRRVSVFCEENPEAAKRLIRCGIGDVTEALPLAVREAMKSAVDDLGNRDTFRGYGPEQGYSFLREAIAGDYRERGLNVADDEVFVSDGSKCDTGNILEIFGEGNTIAITDPVYPVYVDTNVMAGNTGDAREDGSYEGLVYLPCTAENDFVPAIPEEKVDIIYLCYPNNPTGTTATREQLAAWVDYANKNGSILLYDAAYEAFIQDDSVPRSIFEIEGARTCAIEFRSFSKNGGFTGVRCGFTIVPKELTAQTKDGKEVALHGLWNRRMSTKFNGASYPVQRGAEALYSEAGKAEVAALIEHYMGNAKILSDACKACGLTVYGGENAPYVWVGCPEGVGSWDAFDKFLNEANVVVTPGAGFGAAGEGYFRISSFNSRANVEEVAKRIAELKW
- a CDS encoding alpha/beta fold hydrolase, whose protein sequence is MPRSALVLLLVIPLAQCTTPRPVAEPNGEVVVLLHGLARTSGSMKKMEKALRADGYQTINHDYPSTKNELPELATNSLAPVLERDDVAQAKAIHFVTHSMGGILVRQYLATHPKPPNLGRVVMLAPPNNGSEIVDKLGAQGWFKAIFGPGGCSLNTDHSNPPKQLGPVDYPVGVIAGDRVLNVITTFMVPGPDDGTVSVESSKLDGMHDHRVVHADHTFIMMKRQTIDLTRNFLKTGSFEGMD
- a CDS encoding transglutaminase-like domain-containing protein; translated protein: MNARFLKSLVLVVSCVVVLSAAAAERTLEKALELAGENRAEMEEALAAFDDERAEGMRFLIRYMPERDLSALDADLLVTNVKLGYQARQDHEWAQQVPQEIFFNDVLPYASLSESREDWRTGFYAKFAPMVEESASLRDAMITVNQKLRDAVEVDYNTKRKRADQSPSESMEIKMASCTGLSILLVDALRSVGIPARVAGTPAWTTKQGNHNWVEFYDPETGKWHFTEYYMDAKGVDHGWLLADAAMADDTSLYHAVYASSWKHTGHYFPLVWDLSRRDVAAVKLTARYQELAGKEPKDPTLCDLRIDLTDGEKREAVAVYVVVDGEVVASGETPGATADMNQFLTVPVKRGAAFEVRAKEGGDVLARGEAPEQRGFERVAIKRVEE
- a CDS encoding NCS2 family permease — translated: MFKLRENKTNVRTEVIGGCTTFLTMAYIIFINPLIMSDAGMDKPALITATCLAASLSTLVVALWANVPFAMAPGMGLNAFFTYTLVMGQGLNWQTALGVVFISGVVFLVLTLAGIREKIVAAIPLSLRIATAAGIGLFITFIGLKNLGLVAQHPATFVSIGELTRPVLIGLGALFLITILEIRKVKGSILIGIFGATLTGILTGDVHLNGVFSAPPSIKPLLFQLDIMGALQWGLAGAIFSFMFVDLFDSIGTIVACSYEAGHVEPDGTIKRIDRVLEADAMATVAGSLIGTSTTTTYIESASGIADGARTGLASVVTGCLFLSGLFFAPLIGAVPAFATAPALIIVGAFMFRNVKQIDFKDLKTAVPAFLTMILMPLTFSVSTGLTVGFLSYVLIAVSCGELKRISSVMWVVGVLSAINLLVSTTN
- the hpt gene encoding hypoxanthine phosphoribosyltransferase: MHGAIEKVLFSEADIRARLDELGAMITEDLRGEKVSAVVILHGGIIFTADLLRRVQIPLTIDSLSVRSYYGGTESSGEVSFGEGALPDVEGRHVLLIDDILDTGRTLAAVKRKLLEEMGATAVSCAVMLAKDKKRADEVDVEYVGFEMADEFVVGYGLDYQERYRNLPFIGVLDPTHADA
- a CDS encoding replication-associated recombination protein A, which encodes MPTVADLFPSDPDTDAPTPTREAPSASQPLAARMRPRTLDEYAGQRHILGESKLLRRAVEADRFSSLIFYGPPGVGKTTLAHLIATRTASRFVNLSGVESNVAQLRAAIEEASVRQKLHNKTTVLFVDEIHRFNKSQQDVLLPHIERGTIRFIGATTHNPFFYVNSPLVSRSMLFELEPLSVADLEWLIDQALSDAERGYGNERITIADDARTHIASQADGDARKCLTALELAVLTSDSMRDDDGALQITMEIAQESVQRKAIVYDGDGDAHYDTISAFIKSIRGSDPDAAIYWLAKMLVAGEDPRFIARRLVIAASEDIGMADSNGLRVAMSTFDAVEKIGMPEARINLAHATVYLATAPKSNRAYAAINAAMSDVKKGATLAVPPHLRTKTRKKIAQQTGHLDDKATQYLYSHDSEEGYIPQAYLPEGKRYYEPTENGLEKRVKERLDYWRSLFDASQK
- a CDS encoding LysM peptidoglycan-binding domain-containing protein, whose protein sequence is MKNPILMTVGAVSAAMVMVSCQGTGSGNDVADGDIVYPFDENGNYIDDAASDAAGWGTDGASGGTYQPTTDLASNDGGGYSPPATPPSYSPPAQSTSYTVVRGDSLWKISRKFGVSVGAIQRANGISGSNIQIGQTLKIPGVSSGSGAVVSSSSGSVHTVRSGETLWGISRKYGVTVSKLKSANGLSSDTLRIGQSLQIP
- a CDS encoding ribonucleotide-diphosphate reductase subunit beta, yielding MSNTTTITIGNRTFVLDRDKAEEAYRQKLVINGKETMFFNILPLKYQWAYDLYKTMKANHWEPEDIPMQKDIEQWRDTTAVNDIDRWIIKMGIGYFSAAEGIVGDNILHVVREVVTAPELKLVLGRHAHEENIHADSLVYMLSSLGINPHECEAMFEDVETIKAKNNFVVSNSRALRRDIDLTLTENKQALAKNIFMFGQIMEGTQFYGLFGMILSLYRQGKFPGIGQMFRYTLRDESNHIEVFRNLLMDLVDENPDVWTEEFKEDLRATMKEGIEIEKAFIRDCLPVDSLGLTLDEFLTYIDYIGDRRLESCGLKPLNENKLENPLPWLAEMMDIKKETNFFEGRVTEYRKASSLDTVDDDEL